A window of the Megalopta genalis isolate 19385.01 chromosome 2, iyMegGena1_principal, whole genome shotgun sequence genome harbors these coding sequences:
- the LOC117225463 gene encoding LIM/homeobox protein Lhx9, with the protein MLKEVGCGSSTPPPGDGAISNRQVTTGENNNTEGGLGCGGCGREIAERWYLRAADRAWHCGCLRCCHCRVPLAAELTCFARDGNIYCKEDYYRLFAVSRCSRCRAGISASELVMRARDLVYHVACFTCASCGTPLNKGDHFGQRDGLVYCRPHYELLCCAGDYGSATGSIEDLGSPGVSPVPAYYSAAEQSPITSSGTVQKGRPRKRKLSEVTGSELPVTMRLAAGALELLHPTELSSSMESLAAYDASVGSPGPVHQSQRTKRMRTSFKHHQLRTMKNYFAINQNPDAKDLKQLAQKTGLSKRVLQVWFQNARAKWRRNMMRQEGNTAASNVGCPGTPVPSNTGGSPNVGPAASILGDSNSMPSTSMEELHALHHLHSGVSSQVSFSDLY; encoded by the exons ATGCTGAAGGAAGTCGGCTGCGGAAGCAGCACACCCCCGCCAGGGGATGGTGCGATCAGCAATCGTCAGGTTACCACCGGCGAGAACAACAACACGGAGGGTGGACTGGGCTGCGGGGGTTGCGGCAGGGAGATAGCCGAGCGATGGTACCTAAGGGCAGCGGATCGTGCGTGGCACTGCGGCTGTTTGCGCTGCTGCCATTGCAGGGTCCCTTTGGCCGCCGAGCTGACGTGCTTCGCCAGGGACGGCAACATCTACTGCAAAGAGGATTATTATAG GTTATTCGCCGTCTCGAGGTGTTCGCGTTGCCGAGCGGGAATCTCGGCGTCGGAGCTGGTGATGCGCGCCAGAGACCTGGTGTACCATGTCGCCTGCTTCACGTGCGCCTCCTGCGGCACCCCGCTGAACAAAGGCGATCATTTCGGGCAGAGGGACGGCCTGGTTTACTGTAG ACCTCACTATGAGTTGCTCTGCTGCGCGGGGGATTACGGGAGCGCAACCGGGAGCATCGAGGACCTCGGCTCGCCGGGGGTGTCGCCGGTTCCGGCGTATTACAGCGCCGCGGAGCAGAGCCCGATCACCTCTTCCGGCACGGTGCAGAAGGGCAGGCCCAGGAAGAGGAAGCTGTCGGAAGTGACCGGGTCCGAGCTACCCGTCACCATGCGGCTCGCTGCCGGAGCACTCG AGCTTCTCCACCCTACCGAACTGTCTTCGTCCATGGAATCGTTGGCCGCGTACGACGCGTCTGTCGGCTCGCCCGGCCCCGTGCACCAGAGCCAACGAACGAAGCGCATGCGAACGAGCTTCAAGCATCATCAGTTGCGAACGATGAAGAATTATTTTGCTATAAATCAGAACCCCGACGCGAAGGACCTCAAGCAACTGGCGCAAAAGACCGGGCTTTCGAAGAGGGTGCTTCAG GTCTGGTTCCAAAACGCCCGGGCGAAATGGCGACGGAACATGATGAGGCAGGAGGGCAACACGGCGGCGAGCAACGTAGGGTGTCCCGGGACCCCGGTGCCCTCGAACACGGGCGGTTCGCCGAACGTGGGACCGGCAGCCAGCATCCTAGGGGACAGCAACAGCATGCCGTCGACCTCGATGGAGGAGCTGCACGCTCTTCATCACCTACATTCCGGCGTTTCCTCCCAGGTCTCGTTCTCGGATCTTTACTGA